CTGTGTCCAGGGGGATGGATGAGGAGAAGGTCCGGCGGATGCTGGAGAATAAGATAGTGGCGGAGAGGCTTAAGAGCCATGGGCTTAGCAAAGAAGAAGTAATGGCCAAGATGGATAGGATGAGCGATGAGCAGATACATCAGTTGGC
The Thermodesulfobacteriota bacterium DNA segment above includes these coding regions:
- a CDS encoding PA2779 family protein, with translation MKLVRNRLYRLSIIVIVLASFTPVSLISKSVEGAMVSSRMILSGGKAVSRGMDEEKVRRMLENKIVAERLKSHGLSKEEVMAKMDRMSDEQIHQLA